A single region of the Acanthopagrus latus isolate v.2019 chromosome 11, fAcaLat1.1, whole genome shotgun sequence genome encodes:
- the atf6 gene encoding cyclic AMP-dependent transcription factor ATF-6 alpha isoform X1: MSTDFELNFENHRQYPVMDGETGTISIDQGGEWDISLFDELDNLGDADELLEALENAGYVSEVPDLDFDIDIPSWNTVDTGSTCTDGEVSVDSLSPAHTLSSVPSPSSVEALSPYSLQDEALSPQSQLSPVSFCSESSGFSGIAPPTKKAPKRSSQTTRAKQAQPIKRPIQTGPKVSIQPKPLITAVPLAHAAAPLQTKTIIIQPLQTTMLPVVKPTPVSIQPAPPPGCPIVLPQPSQVLHIQAPQAVTSNVVTSNVVTMPTLRQDRPVPVPAPPLVSVALRSPSSDDDSKISQRQQRMIKNRESATLSRKKKKEYLLSLEARLKVALSENQALKCENGNLKKQLEDMLSENTVLSAKVPKRRAVCLMAVLVFLMLNVGPMSLFQGSSKHEVYSPQPSGRHLLGFSSEPDTEAMMGSDPLSDGPSEIADSAEDKALMVVKDPIFLRPPPPCQPPVNRTKCLELAHELRGWVHRHEVQQTKSRRMSNSNHKPTRTILKTENKEAESAQIVTVQYTDTTEENRNHGNELQVYYAPHHTYSDFFDEINRRGDTFYVVSFRRDHLLLPATSHNKGSRPKMSVVLPAMNINDSIIREDKYEVMMQIDCEVTDTRILHIRSSTIPPVLRVNRTDTFYQHSQTDSQAPPPVGVLMGSA; encoded by the exons ATGTCAACCGACTTCGAGTTAAACTTCGAGAATCATCGACAGTATCCTGTGATGGACGGTGAGACCGGCACCATCTCCATCGACCAGGGAGGAGAGTGGG ACATTAGCCTGTTTGATGAGCTCGACAACCTCGGAGATGCAGATGAGCTGCTTGAGGCTCTGGAGAATGCCGGCTAT GTCAGCGAGGTTCCGGACCTGGACTTTGACATCGACATACCGTCATGGAATACAGTGGACACAGGCAGCACCTGCACAG ATGGTGAGGTGAGCGTGGACTCTCTGTCACCTGCCCACACTCTGAGCTCCgtcccctccccttcctctgtgGAAGCCCTGTCCCCGTACTCCTTACAG GATGAGGCCCTGTCCCCACAGTCGCAGCTCTCTCCTGTTTCATTCTGCTCGGAGTCCAGCGGCTTTTCTGGGATTGCTCCCCCAACTAAGAAAGCTCCAAAGAGGAGCAGCCAGACCACACGAG ccAAACAAGCTCAGCCAATCAAGAGGCCAATTCAGACGGGCCCGAAAGTTTCCATCCAACCCAAACCGCTGATTACAGCTGTGCCCTTGGCTCATGCAGCAGCTCCCCTGCAGACCAAGACAATCATCATCCAGCCCCTTCAGACCACCATGCTGCCTGTGGTCAAACCAACTCCAGTCAGCATCCAACCAGCGCCCCCTCCAG GATGTCCCATAGTGCTGCCTCAGCCGAGCCAGGTGCTTCATATCCAGGCTCCGCAGGCTGTCACCAGCAACGTGGTCACCAGCAACGTGGTCACCATGCCAACGCTCAGACAGGACAGGCCTGTCCCTGTCCCGGCTCCTCCATTGGTCTCTGTCGCACTTCGAAGCCCTTCGTCGGACGACGAT tCCAAGATTTCCCAGAGGCAGCAACGCATGATAAAGAACCGCGAGTCAGCTACCCTTTCtcggaaaaagaagaaggagtaTCTGCTGTCGCTGGAAGCTCGCCTGAAAGTGGCATTGTCTGAGAATCAGGCGCTCAAGTGTGAGAATGGCAACCTCAAgaaacagctggaggacatgTTGAGTGAG AACACAGTACTATCTGCAAAGGTCCCCAAGAGGAGAGCCGTGTGTCTCATGGCGGTGCTGGTGTTCCTCATGCTCAACGTTGGACCAATGAG TCTGTTTCAGGGCAGCTCCAAGCATGAAGTTTATTCCCCACAGCCCAGCGGCAGACACCTGTTGGGTTTCTCCTCAGAGCCAGACACAGAGGCCATGATGGGCTCCGATCCCCTCAGTGATGGCCCCTCTGAGATTGCCGACAG CGCTGAGGATAAGGCTCTGATGGTGGTGAAGGACCCCATCTTCCTCAGACCACCTCCTCCCTGCCAGCCTCCTGTAAACAGGACCAAGTGCTTAGA GTTGGCCCATGAGCTGAGGGGTTGGGTCCACCGTCATGAAGTGCAGCAGACCAAATCCAGGCGCATGAGTAACAGCAATCACAAACCCACCAGGACCATTCTG AAAACGGAGAATAAGGAGGCCGAGAGTGCCCAGATTGTGACCGTCCAATACACAGATACTACAGAGGAAAA CAGGAATCATGGCAACGAGCTGCAGGTATACTACGCACCTCATCACACCTACAGCGACTTCTTTGATGAGATCAATCGTCGTGGCGACACTTTCTATGTCGTGTCTTTCCGAAGG GATCATCTTCTACTTCCTGCCACCAGCCACAACAAAGGAAGTCGACCCAAGATGTCTGTGGTGTTGCCAGCCATGAACATAAATG ACAGCATCATCAGGGAAGACAAGTACGAGGTGATGATGCAGATTGACTGTGAAGTAACGGACACCAGGATCCTCCACATCAGGTCCTCCACCATTCCACCTGTGCTCAGGGTCAACCGCACGGACACGTTTTATCAGCACTCCCAGACTGACAGCCAGGCCCCACCGCCCGTCGGCGTTCTAATGGGGTCTGCGTAA
- the atf6 gene encoding cyclic AMP-dependent transcription factor ATF-6 alpha isoform X2 translates to MSTDFELNFENHRQYPVMDGETGTISIDQGGEWDISLFDELDNLGDADELLEALENAGYVSEVPDLDFDIDIPSWNTVDTGSTCTDGEVSVDSLSPAHTLSSVPSPSSVEALSPYSLQDEALSPQSQLSPVSFCSESSGFSGIAPPTKKAPKRSSQTTRAKQAQPIKRPIQTGPKVSIQPKPLITAVPLAHAAAPLQTKTIIIQPLQTTMLPVVKPTPVSIQPAPPPGCPIVLPQPSQVLHIQAPQAVTSNVVTSNVVTMPTLRQDRPVPVPAPPLVSVALRSPSSDDDSKISQRQQRMIKNRESATLSRKKKKEYLLSLEARLKVALSENQALKCENGNLKKQLEDMLSENTVLSAKVPKRRAVCLMAVLVFLMLNVGPMSLFQGSSKHEVYSPQPSGRHLLGFSSEPDTEAMMGSDPLSDGPSEIADSAEDKALMVVKDPIFLRPPPPCQPPVNRTKCLELAHELRGWVHRHEVQQTKSRRMSNSNHKPTRTILKTENKEAESAQIVTVQYTDTTEEKNHGNELQVYYAPHHTYSDFFDEINRRGDTFYVVSFRRDHLLLPATSHNKGSRPKMSVVLPAMNINDSIIREDKYEVMMQIDCEVTDTRILHIRSSTIPPVLRVNRTDTFYQHSQTDSQAPPPVGVLMGSA, encoded by the exons ATGTCAACCGACTTCGAGTTAAACTTCGAGAATCATCGACAGTATCCTGTGATGGACGGTGAGACCGGCACCATCTCCATCGACCAGGGAGGAGAGTGGG ACATTAGCCTGTTTGATGAGCTCGACAACCTCGGAGATGCAGATGAGCTGCTTGAGGCTCTGGAGAATGCCGGCTAT GTCAGCGAGGTTCCGGACCTGGACTTTGACATCGACATACCGTCATGGAATACAGTGGACACAGGCAGCACCTGCACAG ATGGTGAGGTGAGCGTGGACTCTCTGTCACCTGCCCACACTCTGAGCTCCgtcccctccccttcctctgtgGAAGCCCTGTCCCCGTACTCCTTACAG GATGAGGCCCTGTCCCCACAGTCGCAGCTCTCTCCTGTTTCATTCTGCTCGGAGTCCAGCGGCTTTTCTGGGATTGCTCCCCCAACTAAGAAAGCTCCAAAGAGGAGCAGCCAGACCACACGAG ccAAACAAGCTCAGCCAATCAAGAGGCCAATTCAGACGGGCCCGAAAGTTTCCATCCAACCCAAACCGCTGATTACAGCTGTGCCCTTGGCTCATGCAGCAGCTCCCCTGCAGACCAAGACAATCATCATCCAGCCCCTTCAGACCACCATGCTGCCTGTGGTCAAACCAACTCCAGTCAGCATCCAACCAGCGCCCCCTCCAG GATGTCCCATAGTGCTGCCTCAGCCGAGCCAGGTGCTTCATATCCAGGCTCCGCAGGCTGTCACCAGCAACGTGGTCACCAGCAACGTGGTCACCATGCCAACGCTCAGACAGGACAGGCCTGTCCCTGTCCCGGCTCCTCCATTGGTCTCTGTCGCACTTCGAAGCCCTTCGTCGGACGACGAT tCCAAGATTTCCCAGAGGCAGCAACGCATGATAAAGAACCGCGAGTCAGCTACCCTTTCtcggaaaaagaagaaggagtaTCTGCTGTCGCTGGAAGCTCGCCTGAAAGTGGCATTGTCTGAGAATCAGGCGCTCAAGTGTGAGAATGGCAACCTCAAgaaacagctggaggacatgTTGAGTGAG AACACAGTACTATCTGCAAAGGTCCCCAAGAGGAGAGCCGTGTGTCTCATGGCGGTGCTGGTGTTCCTCATGCTCAACGTTGGACCAATGAG TCTGTTTCAGGGCAGCTCCAAGCATGAAGTTTATTCCCCACAGCCCAGCGGCAGACACCTGTTGGGTTTCTCCTCAGAGCCAGACACAGAGGCCATGATGGGCTCCGATCCCCTCAGTGATGGCCCCTCTGAGATTGCCGACAG CGCTGAGGATAAGGCTCTGATGGTGGTGAAGGACCCCATCTTCCTCAGACCACCTCCTCCCTGCCAGCCTCCTGTAAACAGGACCAAGTGCTTAGA GTTGGCCCATGAGCTGAGGGGTTGGGTCCACCGTCATGAAGTGCAGCAGACCAAATCCAGGCGCATGAGTAACAGCAATCACAAACCCACCAGGACCATTCTG AAAACGGAGAATAAGGAGGCCGAGAGTGCCCAGATTGTGACCGTCCAATACACAGATACTACAGAGGAAAA GAATCATGGCAACGAGCTGCAGGTATACTACGCACCTCATCACACCTACAGCGACTTCTTTGATGAGATCAATCGTCGTGGCGACACTTTCTATGTCGTGTCTTTCCGAAGG GATCATCTTCTACTTCCTGCCACCAGCCACAACAAAGGAAGTCGACCCAAGATGTCTGTGGTGTTGCCAGCCATGAACATAAATG ACAGCATCATCAGGGAAGACAAGTACGAGGTGATGATGCAGATTGACTGTGAAGTAACGGACACCAGGATCCTCCACATCAGGTCCTCCACCATTCCACCTGTGCTCAGGGTCAACCGCACGGACACGTTTTATCAGCACTCCCAGACTGACAGCCAGGCCCCACCGCCCGTCGGCGTTCTAATGGGGTCTGCGTAA